Sequence from the Rutidosis leptorrhynchoides isolate AG116_Rl617_1_P2 chromosome 3, CSIRO_AGI_Rlap_v1, whole genome shotgun sequence genome:
GGTTTTTAATTTTCCGGTGAGGGACATGATTTACCGGTGGAATTGAGTTCACGTCTGAAAATGTTGTGGTTTTACACAACATAACGCTCAGTATGAAAATATGTTGCAGCTTTCACTCtaacctaaaataaaaataataatataataataatcagtaAATGACAAATAATGAAAAgtttaaaattaaagttttatgatGTTTGTCAAACCTAgtgaacttatgttatgattaGATTTTAGATATGGTTGTATTTGTTTATTGTAATTGTGATTTCATTCTAGATGTTTAATGTGATTGATGGTGCCTACTTGGTCCATACCATAATTATTACATCATTTGAATTATAACTATATGTGTTTAATAGGATATATCCACTAAGATTTTGTTACTCCAAATATATACTTTTTGTTAGCTTTTTAAATTGTTAAGTAAGTAAATCGACTACTATTTTCTATAAATTTACAATTTTCATTATTTGTTTATTTATAGTTTTATACTATGTAACATAGAGCCGGTTAATGCATAAATTCGGTAGTAAAACAATTGCTCTTTTTTGATAAATAAAAAATCGGCATTATTTGTTACTCCGTATAAAATATACTCCATCCGTCCCACAATAAGTGTTCTGTTTGACTTTTTTAGGTCATATTATTAGACTTTTAACTTcaaatatttttgtttgtgttatgtAATATTGGATGAAATTTATATCAGTGAAaacgtcttttaaaaacgaatctaTTCATATAAGTTTCATCAAATATTGCTTAACATAAACAAAAATATTTGAAATCAAAATTTTAAAAGTAAGACCATGAAAAGTCAAACAAGACACTTATTATGAGATGGAGGGAGTAACCTGTTAATGCATAAATTTGGTAGATCGTCAAAGTATAATCATGCATTATTTTTTGATAAAAATACAATCTATTAATGCGTAAATTCTTTGAATTAATCAAAAAGAATTGTAGAAATATCATCTCTCTTTTTGAATTATGTAGAAATCGTTACAATTACATGAAAAAATTGTGAAATGTTTTGTAgtgaatttaatttaattttttttggcaGTACATATCTTTGTAACAAATCTTGTCTCTAGTTTTTGTGTGCAAGCAAATTTAGTGAGTTACTCCATATGTTATGGCACACGAGTAGTATGTTAATATGTAAGTGGCatttgataataatgatgattattTTGAGTGATGTGATGATAACTGGCTCATAATGGCTAAGGGGCCAACTTTGGAATTGCCCTCTTAAAATGGGCACATTAATGTTGAACCATATGTGTAGGTAAACTTCTATTCTATATCTAATATTATAGATTTTAATTAATAttctatatttaatatttatatcacCTAATTTGATTTATGACCCTCAATAGAGCAACTACAACACGGTTGTTGTGTACTCCTTTTACCTTGATGATTAATTATGTTAGGTAATTTGAATTTAGTTGTAAAAGATAATGATGTAACTACATACTAGACCTTAATCAGGTTTGCTAATTGTGTGGTCATTGTGTTAACCAGTATTGTCGTTTAAAGAATCCGGTAAACAACCAGTATCGAGGTGGGCCCACTAGCGTTGCGACCACCAGTACAGGTGGCGGGAAAACAGTTGGACGGTGGTTGAAAGACagaagagagaaaaagaaagaagaGACTCGAGTTCATAATGCGCAATTACACGCAACTGTATCGGTTGCTGGTGTGGCTGCGGTTGTTGCCGCCCTAGCCGCCGCTACTGCCGCCTCATCCGGACATAGAAAGGATGACGAGATGGTGAAAACTGACTTGGCGGTAGCATCTGCCGCCACCCTAGTGGCGGCTCAGTGCGTTGAAGCTGCAGAAGCAATGGGTGCCGAACGAGACCATCTGGCCTCGGTTGTTAGCTCTGCGGTTAATGTGAGGTCACCTGGTGATATTATGACTCTAACAGCTGCCGCAGCTACTGGTTAGTTAAAACGGAACTAAATACAATTAAAATAGGAACGCAGCAATTTTAAAATGTTAATGTTGATATATAGATTATGTAATCATTTTCTAAAAGctgattattttgtaataattgtaAGCAGTTAGGGAAAATGACTCGGGCCAACCTGTGTTGCAGAAACTCTGAATTACTCAGCGAGTACTCGGTTTttgcaactcggggagtactcggacaaacttggtcaaactcggtCAGAAATCAGTCAAAAATTGGGATTACTAGAAAATCAGACTAAAATCTgaaaatcggtcaaaactcggAAAATCTGTCAAAAAATCAAatttggtcaaacttggtcaaaactcAGTCAAACTCGGCCAAAAATCGGGATAACTTGGAAAATCGGCCAAAACTCAAGATTACTCGGAAAATTAGTCAAAACTGGTCACTTTTGGTCAAAACTCGGCCAAAACTTGGAAAATCAGTCAAAATTGTTCAATAATCGGTCaatgtcaaacttggtcaacatccgagtactcctcgAGTTGCCTGAGTTTACCCTATAATGTCCCGTCCGAGTACTCACCGAGTAGCGATTTTTTGCAACCCTGAGGCCAACCCAATCCGACCCTACTCATATCAAATTTGAAGTTAACCGATTTTGACCTGACACTCCAACATGTTTGTTAAAGATACTTAAGATTTGTTTATTTTAGCTCTTCGTGGTGCTGCGACATTAAAAGCGAGGGTGAAGGATACACGGAACATTCCAGCTGTACCCCGAGCCGATAAAGGGTCTAGTAATAGCAACGGTACAGGCAGCAGTTCAAATGGAAGTTATAGCGAAGAGTTTGTACCCGAAGAGAATTTTCTTGGCATATGTAGCAGAGAACTACTTGCGAGAGGTTGTGTACTTCTCAAACGTACACGTAAAGGTTTGCTGTTTAATAAATAGATTATGACTTTTTAATCCATGTCTTAAATGTTATGTTATTGTACATTATTATGATAAAGTTGTAAATTATTACAGGTGATCTACACTGGAAAATAGTGTCTGTTTATATCAACAGTATGGACCAGGTTAGTTTTTTATATCGAacatatgaaaaactattaaaattCATTAATTTGCTTTATGTATATAATCAATTCTTGcttttaagtgtttctaacatgattatcaagagacagttgaaaaaaaaaaaaaaaaaaaaatcctttaaacTGACACAGAAATATGACATCATTGTTCTTTTGTTGTTTTTAGATCTTAATTTATTGGAAACATGTTCTTTTTATATTTGTATTTACTTTCACATAAATACACATTATAATGAATGATGATTTATCCACAATCAAAATTGATAAATCCTGTTCATTAATTACTTATATTGTACATTGTTCACATATCTAATGCATAGTTGTGATGAATTTATCAATTTTTATTGTAGAAATATCAATGACAAATTATAGTAAAGAAAATGTGGGTCTGTTTTTTTAAATTCAaatgtttttaaaattttaaactaaacCTTTAATATGAAGTAAAAATAAAAAGCtttgactacttgattatactggCCTGGAGCTTAAGCTAAGCTTTCAAGCCCACTAACTTTGATTTAATTTTCTTTTAGAAAGTAAATtaaattattttatatacattatcaAATTATAAGGTAATTTTAGTGAGATTTAACCAAGAACTTATATACAGTACATATATCTACTCATATAGTACCATTTTGTACAATGAAAAAGTTAAAAATGAAGACTAAAATTCAGTCTGTTTTTATGTATATGGATCAGGTGATCCTGAAGATGAAGAGCAGACATGTTGCTGGGACCATTACAAAAAAGAAGAAGAGTAAGTTTAGTCCTACCCCACACCCCCACCTTCACTACAAGCCAGTGTTTTGGTGTGTCTTTATTGGGATTTGTTAAAGCATTAAAGATTAAAGTCATCAAATTCTCCTCATTCTTTTGACAAAACTAACTTTGTCTCTTTTTCAACAGATATTGTGTTGGAAGTTTTAAAAGATATGTCTCCTTGGCCCGGGCGACATCTAGTTGAAGGCGGTCATGATCGCCGTTACTTTGGTTTAAAAACGGTGACTCGAGGGGTTGTGGAATTTGAATGTAAGAATGAAAGGGAGTATGATATTTGGACTCAAGGTGTGTGTAGGTTGATTGCTCTTGCTAATGAAAGAAGCAATGGTATTTGAACTTGGGTGATAAGGTATACAAGCTAGTTTTTGTGGGTTTGGAATAGCTGTTAGTTAATTTTGTGTAAATCTTTAGTTATGATGCAAACTAGTCATTGTGGTGTATTTTTGAACGGTTTATTCGGTTTGGTTTAGACTTTAGAAGATGTATTTATGTACCGATAATGTTATCAACGTTGTTGTTGTAAAGGAAAATGATTTCTACTCCATCTTTTTATGTGTATGTGATGCATAAAATATGGGCAGTGATATTTCtaacaatatatttaataaatCCACTTACTTTATGCATTCATAGATTGTATTAAAGTGAGTGGATTTATCAAATATATTGAAAATATCATCATCCATAAAATAATATATTCTCTCTTTCATTATACATGTTATGTTTTgataaacttatacttttaaatttgttgtgttatataatactccgtaattgGTAAGAATAAAAATTTTAACAATGAAAATAAATTCAAAACTTAAATCAATTCAATAATTTTCATTATATATTACTCTgtacataataaaaataaaaataaaaatataggcAGTATCTACTTTTGATGcataaaaacttgatgtggtagtcaCTTCCTTGTTGCAAGTCTACTTGAATCATGGTTTTGTGTAACGTGTTTTTGCATGTTTACTATATGAAAtgttatatttaaataaaatgtgtATGCATGACGTATGATTTTACTGTAATTTGTATTTTAACAGTAAAACTTTATGTTGGTGAAATTTTCATAAATTGCAGTAGTAATGTTGAAGTGGAAAGCCATGTGATGAAAAGAAAGGGAATTGGACAGTCAAAAAGGAAAAGAAGTGAATAAAGAGTGGTCTTTTGTTGATTTGTGTGCTTTTTGTAATTTATAGCAACTTTAGATCAATAGTAGTAAGTATTTGATCGTTATGAGAATGTGGACACGATTTTTCTTTCTCAATATTTgaatcttttatttttattttattttacgtaGGCTAATGTGCGGTTAGTAGCAAGATTTTTGAAAAAGTATTCACATTCCCAAACTTGTTTTGATGTATCTAATTAAAGTTTTACATAGTGAaggatattcatttgagtccaagtTTTATCTTGGGTTTGGGGGAATCAATTTCAGCCTTTAGATTGATGCTCGTCAATGGCTGAGATTAACTTGATCAAATATTTGTAATTTTGAGCGGAGGGGCAATTTCGTCAATTTACTGCAAATATTTTGTACACACACTGCATCCATCTCGTTCATTCCTCACATTGCACACATACGTTTTCTCTCTCTCTCAATCTCCATTCTAGGGTTTTTATCTCTCGAACATCTGTATCGCCATCTTCAATCAACATACTCTCGGATTTCTTCAGCAATCAAACGTTTCATCACTAATCATCGATCTATAACTAATGGCGAAGTCAAAGGAATCTCCAATTTTGAAATCTTCATCGGCTAAGAAACAAGCTTCGGTTAAGAAACAAGCTCCGGTTAAACCACCAGCTCCGGCCAACGCTCTAGGTAATTTTACTATCTTTTATTCGCCAGTCAATCAAGTGTTTGTTCTATTTTCAttgttttcttaatttttttttaggGTTTTTAGATATTTGCTTCGTGTTTGTTTCTACTATCACATGTGATTTGTTTGTGCTTACTATGTTTTATTCATCAATCATTCAACCGTTTGTTCTATTTCAgtgttttttttaaattatttagGGTTTTTAGAGATATCGTGCTTCATGTTCATGTGATTTGTTTGTGAATATCTTATGCGTGTTATTTACCAGTATATTAGTTATATTTGTTGTCGAAAAGTGCACTATACATTCGATTtgctaatcacatgtgattctgatttgccaatcacatgtgatttttacaTAAATACTAAATTCCATCAGATCGTAATTGTTAgtgtttttaatcacatgtgatgttTCTGTTTTAAAGTACCTTTTAGGGTTTTTGTAATCAgttgttcatagttttaatattttaatcacatgtgattggcaaagaagaatcacatgtgattagcaAAGCAGAATCACCTGTGATGTTTTTGTTTTAATGTACCATTTACACATAATCacctgtaatcagtttttcattgtCTTAATGTGTTTACCAAATGCTATTACAAgttattattttttgttttaatgtGCAATTTATGGTTTCTGTAATCAGATTATAATGTTTGTCATCAGAATGCAATTGTTAGGttttaaatcacatgtgatttttgcAGAAATCACATGTAATTGAAGTAATGTCATCACATGTGATTGTTCTTTGTTTTAATCTGCAATTTAGTGAAATTACTTCAAAACATGCAGTTTTTCattgttttaatttttaatattttacatgttTTACAGGTAAACAAACTCGCAAACGCAAGGCTCCGGTTGATAAGGCTGATTCGAAGCGTAAAACTAAAGCAAAATTTGTTGCTGTGAAGGAGTTACCTGCTCTGAGGCTTTGGACTACTCCTAAGCCGTTTGCTAATGTTATGGCTTCGCTTAATCCTGCTAAAAAGGAATGCGTTAGCAAGCTTGGGTTTCATTGTTTGTTAGATTTTAACATTGATCAACTCCCTGGTAATCTTGTCTACTTTTGCGTAGAC
This genomic interval carries:
- the LOC139898211 gene encoding VAN3-binding protein-like, producing the protein MDSVSHHSIFRPPETPNDPMEFLSRSWSISALQVSKALAPPCPPPPPSDLEDISTATTAPFAFVSSETSQLIMERILAQSQEVSPRTSGRLSHSSGPLNGSLTDSPPVSPSEIEDIKYCRLKNPVNNQYRGGPTSVATTSTGGGKTVGRWLKDRREKKKEETRVHNAQLHATVSVAGVAAVVAALAAATAASSGHRKDDEMVKTDLAVASAATLVAAQCVEAAEAMGAERDHLASVVSSAVNVRSPGDIMTLTAAAATALRGAATLKARVKDTRNIPAVPRADKGSSNSNGTGSSSNGSYSEEFVPEENFLGICSRELLARGCVLLKRTRKGDLHWKIVSVYINSMDQVILKMKSRHVAGTITKKKKNIVLEVLKDMSPWPGRHLVEGGHDRRYFGLKTVTRGVVEFECKNEREYDIWTQGVCRLIALANERSNGI